The window ATTTAAAAACAATTTGTCAGAGAGGAGCGATAGAAAAAAATTTAATTTTCCAGCTGAGAAAATAATTGTTACGACAAATGAAAATATTCAGAACACCAAAGACCAATTTGAAGATTTTCCAATAAATTTAGTTAGTCAAAAAGATAAAATTGTGATTATATCCGATCTATATCATTTACCACGAGTAAAAAGACCTTGTCTTCGTTTTTTTCTAAACTACCATTTAAAAAAAATGTCCTTTATCCAAGTCAGCCTCAAAGTCTACCGATCAAGGCTACTTTGCGCGAAATAAGAAAAATTTATCCTCTTTAGCAAAGAGGTGAATTGCCCGAAGATTGAGATAGTAAGCAACTAAAAGGGCTCATAGGTAAATGGTATACCGCACCCTTCGCATGGGTGAGTTCCGAGTTCGATTCTCGGTGAGTCCATAATTGATTTTTATAGCTTAATTATGAAAATAAATTTAGAAAAGATCAAAAAAGCCTTAAATAAGGAGAACTTTTTTTCTTTATTGAAAAAACTTATCAAAAAATTTCCTCAGGCCGAAATATATTTAGTTGGCGGGGCGGTTAGAGATCTAATTTTGGAAAGAAAAACAAGAGATTTTGATTTTGTTGTCCGAAAAGTTCCGGCAGAAGATTTAGAAAATTTTCTCGCCTCTTTTGGCAAGGTGAATTCGGTCGGCAAGGCTTTTAGCGTTTTTAAGTTTGTTCCTAAAAATGGTGACCCTCACAATCCCATTGATTTTGCTTTGCCGCGCAAAGAACATGCCTTTGGTACCGGTGGTTACAAGGATGTTGTTGTTAAATCTGACCCAAAAATGCCGATTAAAGAAGATCTTTCTCGACGTGATTTCACGATTAATGCTATCGCCCTCAAATTTTCAAAATTAGAACCTCTCAAATTTAAAATTATTGACCCTTTCCAAGGAAGACTTGATTTAAAGAAAAAAATTGTTCGGACCGTTGGTCAAGCAGAAACGAGGTTTAAAGAAGACTATTCACGAATGTTAAGAGCCATTAGATTTTCAGTAGAATTAAATTTTCAAATTGAAGAGAGAACGAGCCAGATTCTTAAAAAGGAAATCAAGCATCTTAATGATTTAGAAATTATTCCTAAAATGGTTGAAAGAGGCTATTCTTCTGAACAAGAAGTAGAAGAAAAAAGAATTGTTCCATATGAAGTGATAGCTAAAGAATTTTTAAAATCCCTCCGAGCACAAGCGGTAGAAACTTTTGATCTCTATGATGAATTCAATGTCTGGCAGGAAATTATTCCAGAAATGTTAAAGATGAAAAACTGCCCCCAGCCAAAAGAATTTCACTCAGAAGGAGATGTTTGGACTCATACCCGTTTGGCCTTGACTAAACTTTATACTCAAGAATTTAAAAAAGAATTTGGTCAAGAACCACTTTCTTTAGAATTAATTCTAGCCGTCCTCTTTCATGATTTGGGCAAACCATATACAATACAAACCCCAGAAAAAGATGGTGTTAGCAGAATTCGTTTCCATGAACATGATTCGGTGGGAGCTAATTTGACCAAAAAAATTTGTCAACGCCTCCGTCTTTCCAGTCCGGAAGATGTTGGAGTAGAAACAGATAAAATTGTCTGGTTAGTTCAAAATCACATGATTCTAGTAGCCGGTGATATTTCAAAAATGCGACCAGGGACAATTGAAAAATATTTTTTTCATCCTCGATATTCTGGAAATGATTTATTAAAACTTTCTTTTGTTGATATTGCCGCAACAATTTTAGAAACAGGCAAGCCAAATTTTACTAATTTTTATCAGATGAAAAAAAGAATCAAAGAAATAAAAAATCTTTCTCAGACTAAAAAAGAATTACCACCACCTCTTTTAGATGGTCATGAAATTATGGAAAAATTTGGCTTCCCTCCCGGTCCAGCCATTGGTCGATTTTTAGAAAAATTAAGAGAAAAACAGTTGGCTAAGAAAATAAAAACCAAAGAAGAAGCCCTGGCTTATTTAGCCAAAATAATTAAAAATGAAAAATCTTGACAAAGAAGAAAATTTTAATAAAATAAAAATAATTTTTGAAAATAAAGATTTTTTAGTTCTCAATAAACCGGCCGGTTTATTAGTTCAACCGGTCAAAGAAATGGGCGAGAAGACTTTAATTGATTGGCTTTTAAAATTTCGACCGGAAATAAAAGAGATTGGTGGAGATAAACTCCGGCCCGGCCTTGTCCATCGACTTGACCAAGAAGTTTCCGGATTAATGGTCATAGCCAAAACTCAAGAATTTTTTGAATGGATTAAAAATCAGTTTAAAGACCATCAAGTTAAAAAAGAATATCTTGCTTTAGTTCATGGTCAACCGGCAAAGAGAAAAAACTTTATTATTCTTCCTCTGACTAAAATTAAGGGAGCAACTACCCTCGCCCGTCGAATTAATTTAGAAAGAATTAAAGAAGCCTGGACAGAATATGAAGTCTTGAAAACATTTCAAAAATTTTCTCTTTTAAAAATTAAAACAAAAACTGGCCGAACACATCAAATTCGCGTTCATTTAAAAAGTATTGGTCACCCGATCGTTGGAGATCGAAAATATAAAATCAAAAGACAAAAAATTATTCATTTAGATCAAAGAATTTTTCTTCATGCTTTTAAATTGGGGTTTTTTGATTTTTCAAAAAGGTGGCAAGAATTTCAAATCGATTTACCTGAAGAATTAAAAAATTTTTTAGAAAAAATAGAATAGAAATTGTGGGAACTTATATTAAATCATTAAAAAAATTTGAGAAACCTAGTAAAAAAAGGGGGTTAACCATCACAGTCGCTGGTCTTTCCGGCGCTGGTAAAAGTACTGTGGCTGAAATCATTGCTTCAAGTTTTAGATTAAAAATTTTCAATGCCGGAGACATCGAGAGAAAATTTGCCAAAAAAAAGAAGATTTCTCTGCTTCAAGCGACAATTATTCGACCAAAAAGACTAGATTATGAAATGGACAAAACTCTAATCAGGTTAGCCATTAAGGGTAATTATGTTCTTGTTGGTCGTCTTTCGGGTTGGGTAGCTGGCGATTGGGCTGATTGTCGAATCTATGTTCAATGCCAGAAAAAAATAAGAGCGAAGAGAATGGCCAAAAGAGATCATTTAACTTTTAGAGAGGCATTAAGAAAAATTACACAAAGAGACAGAGGGGACCAGAAAAGATATTGGCAGCTTTATAAAATTAATCTCAAAGAAAAGAAAATTTATCATCTTTTTATTAACAATACCCAACCAACATTAAGAGAATTAAAAAAACAAGTTTTAAAAAAATTAAAAAATTTTTTAGAAGAAAAATATGAAAATAAAAACCGAAGAAATAAAACCAGGTTTTTTAGTAAAAGTGCATCAAAAAATTAAGGAATTAGATGCCAAGGGACAACCGAAAGAAAGAATTCAGGTCTTTGAAGGAATGGTTATTGCCCGACGAGGTGGTAATACTGCTGGGGCTACTTTTACAGTTCGAAAAATTGGCGCTGATGGGATTGGTATTGAAAAAATTTATCCCATTCATTTGCCCACAATTGTCAAGATAGAGGTTTTAAAGCAACACAAAGTCAAAAGAGCAAAATTATATTATTTAAGAAATTACAAAAAGAAGCTGAAAGAAATCAAAGAAACGAAAGGTCCTCATAATCAATAATATTTTTACATCGAGAAAGAGGATATTTATAGTTTAAAATTTAACCGCCAGTGCCCAGGTGGCGAAATTGGTACACGCACAAGGCTGAGGACCTTGGTCCGGTTTTCGGACATGCGGGTTCGAGTCCCGCCCTGGGCATGTTTCTTTCGCTTAAAATTAAAAATTAGAAATTTATCTGGGCCGGTAGCTCAGTTGGTTTAGAGCGCTACGATGGCATCGTAGAGGTCGTGGGTTCAAATCCCATCCGGTCCATTTTACTCTCTACTTTTCGTTGAGAGTTTTTTGTTTTTATGCGATAATAAATGTAATAATTTTGCAAATTTTATTGGATTAATTTATAAAGATTAATATGGATTTTTCCTTCTTTGTTAGACAATTTATCGGTTTAAATTTTCTAGCAAAGAATGGCCCCCTTTTAAACTCTTGTTAAAATAGTTAATTTTTATAAAATTTGATTAACAAGCCCTCGTGGCGGAACTGGCATACGCGTGTGGCTTAGGACCACATCCCGTAAGGGTTGCAGGTTCAAATCCTGCCGAGGGCAAAGAAAATCTTCTATTTTAAAAATGATCTCAAAATATAAAATTATTCTTCTTACGGTTATAACTATTTTTGGTTTGCTTTTAAATTACGAAGAAAAAATTGATTCTCGTCAAATAATTTTTCCTTCCGTTAGTAATCTTAGACTGGCTTTTATTGCTCTTGATAGAAACAGTCAGTTGCTTTTTCAGTCAAATTCTTGGGGCTATCCCTTTCCCTACTGGTCAAAAAATGAATTTAATTTAAAATTTTTGTTTTTTGATTTAATTTTTTATTTCAGTATCTGGTTAATAATTCTTTTTGTTATTTGGCTGATTGGTGCCTTCAGAAGATTACAAGAACGGCGGATTAAGCCACCTAAATTTAAGTTTTGAGTTATCCACACCCTTACTTGACTTTTTTGATTTTTCATTTTATAATCTTTCTCGAAGAAAGAAATAAAATGCTTAGGCGATCAAAAAACCAAATTTTCGAAAAACCAAGCGGTTGATTTTGGTTGTTTTTAGCGACAAAAACCGCTTGGATAAGCGGTTTTTTTTGATTCTAAAAAATTGTTCTTTGACAATTTAAATAATTTAAATAATTAAAATAAGGTCTTGTATGGGTCCTGATTGAAGCTACGGCACATGGTGGATG is drawn from Patescibacteria group bacterium and contains these coding sequences:
- a CDS encoding HD domain-containing protein, whose translation is MKINLEKIKKALNKENFFSLLKKLIKKFPQAEIYLVGGAVRDLILERKTRDFDFVVRKVPAEDLENFLASFGKVNSVGKAFSVFKFVPKNGDPHNPIDFALPRKEHAFGTGGYKDVVVKSDPKMPIKEDLSRRDFTINAIALKFSKLEPLKFKIIDPFQGRLDLKKKIVRTVGQAETRFKEDYSRMLRAIRFSVELNFQIEERTSQILKKEIKHLNDLEIIPKMVERGYSSEQEVEEKRIVPYEVIAKEFLKSLRAQAVETFDLYDEFNVWQEIIPEMLKMKNCPQPKEFHSEGDVWTHTRLALTKLYTQEFKKEFGQEPLSLELILAVLFHDLGKPYTIQTPEKDGVSRIRFHEHDSVGANLTKKICQRLRLSSPEDVGVETDKIVWLVQNHMILVAGDISKMRPGTIEKYFFHPRYSGNDLLKLSFVDIAATILETGKPNFTNFYQMKKRIKEIKNLSQTKKELPPPLLDGHEIMEKFGFPPGPAIGRFLEKLREKQLAKKIKTKEEALAYLAKIIKNEKS
- a CDS encoding RNA pseudouridine synthase; its protein translation is MKNLDKEENFNKIKIIFENKDFLVLNKPAGLLVQPVKEMGEKTLIDWLLKFRPEIKEIGGDKLRPGLVHRLDQEVSGLMVIAKTQEFFEWIKNQFKDHQVKKEYLALVHGQPAKRKNFIILPLTKIKGATTLARRINLERIKEAWTEYEVLKTFQKFSLLKIKTKTGRTHQIRVHLKSIGHPIVGDRKYKIKRQKIIHLDQRIFLHAFKLGFFDFSKRWQEFQIDLPEELKNFLEKIE
- a CDS encoding cytidylate kinase family protein gives rise to the protein MGTYIKSLKKFEKPSKKRGLTITVAGLSGAGKSTVAEIIASSFRLKIFNAGDIERKFAKKKKISLLQATIIRPKRLDYEMDKTLIRLAIKGNYVLVGRLSGWVAGDWADCRIYVQCQKKIRAKRMAKRDHLTFREALRKITQRDRGDQKRYWQLYKINLKEKKIYHLFINNTQPTLRELKKQVLKKLKNFLEEKYENKNRRNKTRFFSKSASKN
- the rplS gene encoding 50S ribosomal protein L19, translated to MKIKTEEIKPGFLVKVHQKIKELDAKGQPKERIQVFEGMVIARRGGNTAGATFTVRKIGADGIGIEKIYPIHLPTIVKIEVLKQHKVKRAKLYYLRNYKKKLKEIKETKGPHNQ